In the Microplitis mediator isolate UGA2020A chromosome 5, iyMicMedi2.1, whole genome shotgun sequence genome, GAGAAGTTGTCCACAGTATAAggtatttcagaaaaaaaaattagcccgACTGCAATGGGGGCATTTTACCCCGGTTTATCTGGCGAGGGCCTTTGGAAACCATTCTCAACACCGAGGTTTAAATATCtatcattttttaactaaatttttcctttttttatttttcgaaattacaATGTTATGTAATTTATGCCTCAAGACTTGAAAAATCTTTTAGAGTAACACACTTACAAAATACCAAATTCTAACATTATGTCTCATtgcttatttaattattaaaaaataagttttttcgTCTTTTATCACTGTTACTTACATATGTAAATGTCTGCTagtcaattgaaaaattattttctaaattttttatttataaatttcgaaCAACAATGAAGtgttgcaataaaaaaagaaaaatcgaATGTATTCGGACACTATCGTTGACaataacttataaaatttatatgttgtCCAAAACAATACCTCAAAAACGTATGAACGCATTATTCTGTTGCCAAGAGTCTTCTCATTATTGTATCTATGATTGATTTTCTAATAAATCAGTAACTAccataaagaaataatttattgtaaaaaaatatttggtaaaataaaagtatatatatttgacaATTGATGATTTTGGTTATTCAACACAATATCATTATCAGCTAAAGTACAATTTATCAGTTATTAATATCAGCCTAATGACATATATTCGAGTCGAAATTGACGTATcatttaatacatttttatttttaccgatTACGGAGTACATACGTGACTGACTTTAGTAATAAACGTTATCAAAATACCAAGGATAAAtgttaatagtttttttatgatattaataataaagataatacCAGTACAATTAATTGTTTCGATCACTTTTTTAATactagtaaaataaaaatttctatactgtggacattataaaaaaattattccgaATAATCTTAAACACGGggaataatcaataataaagtaatttaaaatgatcaatttttttagaaatctGCATTATTTTGCACTATTATTTCAGCTATTCAACGTCAGTACATCAGGATTTATCATTCCACaaggtaatttaatttttatattttttaatgtcgaTCATTATTTCACAATTCGAATTTCatgtttcatattttattaacttttttcttcCCATTATATTGAACACTCAAATTGATGTTTAAACTTGATTTATctaactaagaaaaaaaatataggcaTATGGGGGAGGATCGGGTAAAacggggtagggtaggcaaactGGGGTAACcccgaaattttatataaaaaaaattttttttctctaaatgctttttaaacattccaaaatgacttttgtaaatatataattgagcattattctgaatttttttcgttaaactttttcaaaaatcgagtgtcagtcgaaaaatgttaatgacttttgttttatgataaaaactatttaaagttttttttctttctttgtaTCAAACAatcatgtaaaatattatttttctttatgtcaattacttaaaaaaaaatttaatttaatcaaattcattttaaatccaggatttttttttccttatgagggggtaccccattttgcccgcaaaattgaaaatttttttttaacgtcaaccgaaaattttttttatttacttagattatcattagaaaaaaaaggattaagCGTATTTGGGTCCtcgaaaaattagtatttctttaagtaccccgttttgctcGGCCCTCCCTTATGTTCACAAAAGTTTCAATACTGATGAGTACATAttctttgataaaaaaatcaataatctGTTAGTTACACattcagaattttttcgtGTTATACATTTTTGGTGAATTAAAGTACAAACACACATACAATCGGACATTTTCCTAAAgatagtcaggatagcttcctaggaccttaaaacgtcgagatctgaTCAAaacccgatttgcgaaaatcggaccaaaaccaataacttcccttttttttgaaaattttcgattttcttagcgggaaattaaaaaaaagattgtaCCTACCCAAGTAGAacagagacaactttaagatgttttaGAAATGACAggacaaattttaatttttcataaacccgggtcaaaaatagaTCTGGGTTTACTATGTCGAAATTTCGAGCCGTTTTTCATAAGACAAActtgactttttttacggagatatgaaatacattgagttGTCATCTTAGTTTAGACATTATTTAACTCAAATtataaagcaaaaaaatcaaaattaaggtGAAACGCGAAAAACActttttacactaaaaaatactGCTTGCTTTTGACTCGGTTCAGCAAGAGGTGAATGACTCTCATGCTCGAAGtgaagacgaataagttcaaactaaaatgaaaaaaactcgaaaagttcacaaaaatttaatttaaatcaaaaagtCGAGATCCTATCggaaaatcgtcggcaaaacAATAcctttaaaagaaaataaggtgaagcgagcctgaattaagttttatttttgacccgggatacGACATATTAAGTCTCAATAATATTGCATATGACATATTATAAATCCAAACATATTTACCATATGTCAACTTTTTTCAGTTGTGGATAGCATTGGTCCGATACAAGATTTCGTTCAAACCATAGTacccatttttaaaatttataactacaaccatggaatttatttatgtaatggGGTATTAATCCATCCAAAAGCTGTCCTATCATCTCAAGCGTGTATTCTCGAGTGAGTATTTTGtaatcttatttttaaaacatcgataatatgaacatataatttaattattaataaacatattaatgttattattgATTGCTATTAtaatcttgtttttttttcagtttcagtGCTCAATCTTATGCAATCGGGATTTTCAAATGGCATCGTAAAGAGGCTGCTATAAACCCAGCTAAACTTTATcacgttaaatattttttgaatagcTTCATGATTCTTGGATATATAAATTTCGGTAAATAAACTAGCctgttaacttttttattgaaatattgtGATTAAAATAGATGGGACAGAAAAGCAAATGTAAATTTGTATCATTTAGATGCGATTttagaaataatgaaattttatacactgatagaaggatttcttagcatttaaagaagatttcttagtatttaaggTATTTCCAGCATGAAACCACTTTTCGACAGAATcggctgaaatttttttcataggtTTAGAATAGCTTTATTTATGAATTCCtaaaatttcacaattttttacCGTTTAGATCGCGAGATATTTGAATACAAAGTTCGCGATTTTGAGGGTCATGTCCCATTTAAAGCATGTAAAATGTCCGGTCTCtacaactattttttattatattaaaaaagtttcttaaacatcatttcttcgtatttaaaaaatattgcacgcctcgaacgcgaagcgtcgaggttgtgctttataacggACCTGTCAagttttttgatatttaagaaattatttcttaattgTTAAGATATCATTTCTTAAGAAATCGTTTCTTAaatagtaagaaatatttgttaaattcaAAGAAATGACGTTTAAGAAATGgtttcttaaatactaagaaatccttctgTCAGTgtacaaattcaaaatttttatacgagTATAGAACCCATTTACACCCTGGTGCCTTCAAGGTGTTCAATCATAATGacaaattattaagaaaactTTTGTACACGGAGAACTgattcttgtttgaaatgctatggtgtcatagtaaagccggacCACATTGGCCACCTGACGGAAATCGAAATGAAcacatgcaaaaattactacGGCCATTGTAAAATTGGCAAGGATTATATCACAAATTACTATaactattgtaaattttactacattCATAGTCATTTTTGCATGTATTCATTTCAATTTCCGCCAGGTGGCCAATGGGGTCCGGCTTTACTACGAGACCATACAATAAGAGAacatacaatttatttgagccaaataaataaatttatttgaaactattgaaaatatttattcgattgtaataaatattcaattgatTCAAATGCATTCGTCAGATTGACTGAacataatcatttatttcgttcaaatttttatttgtttatagttaacAAATCTTGGCCTAGCGAATCCGAatcacggtaaattaccgGAAGTTACCTAAAATTCAGTACAATATGGTAATTTTAGACAATTTGCGGCAATACTGCGATATTTTACGGTATAGGTTTGGCATTTTACCGCAGATTCGCGATACTAATGCGGTATTTTGCAGTAAAAAGCCGTACTTTACTGTAAAATACTCcattttacggtaatttacggcaaGTCTTCTGAAAGCCGGTATTTTGCCGTGTAATGCCGTATTTTACCGCAAGTTACCGTAAAATGCGTCAAAATTGCAGTAAGTTCCGGTATTTTGCAgtaaaatacggtaatttaccgtaaatcagATTTGCTGGGGTGGTTGAACGAAATTACACTACGGCTGGTGACGCTACAATTGCTACCATCCAAATACTAATTTATTAACTGTGAACAAATCTTTATTTCGTctcaaaaaatgtatatatttgtctCCAATGAATGTTGATTGGATCTATTCAAATATGGGATTTATTTGGCTGAAACACATCTTATTTGGCTCAAGTAAATTGTTTTCTCAGTGTAGCATTctaaacaagaatttttttctctgtgtattcactttcataaaaatgacaaatttgttctttatttttctcaaatgAGTGACTACAAATTATGTCCgtccaaatttttcaaaaatcaaaggaatgcatatttttaaattggctataagaaaataacaaaaaaaagctcAATAATACTTAAGAATTTGtgttttttcttatattttcaGGTAAACCAAAGCAAAGAGCTAATGAATATGAATTTGTTACTGTTAATGAGCCAATAATATTAGTTATggaaaaatcgataaattcgaTTTCACCAACAGATATTACAAAGGCATTAACATCGACAGATATTTAtgacaagaattttgaaaaaaattgctatCGTATTAAAATTGTTCAATCGAATGTAGACACTTATTGGAAAAGAAATGAATCTGTATTTAAGTATGAAATTATagctgaaaataatattttgagttCTTCAGACTTAATAAACATTTACAATACTTCTATTTATGAGAATTACGATCACAGCGATAATACTTCAAtccaatatataaataatgattcTGTATTTGTGTTTAACTCCAGTAAAATTGCCGATAGCGTGAGAATGCAAacataaactattttttttctctaacattttttgaaatatttaagtctaaataattacataatttctCCTTTCAGGAAATTTACGGGTTGGCGGGATCTCCATTGATTTGTAATGCCCCCGAAAAAAGTGATCAGTTTTCATTGACAGGAGTTTTGATTGATACAATAAACAACTTACCGATGTATTTTGTTGTTAATGGAAAATGGCTGGagcaaaaattgaattttttaagaactcttTGAACACTCAAACTTCATTCATGTCTTTTGTAATTCTTTCATctcttgtttaaaaatttgtttcaattccaaagttaaattttaatgataattattttcatccgTCAATAATAGTTCACTTTAATAATATCAACTCaggaataatgaaaattttgtctttgctattcttttaaaattaaaatttattcatgtataatttttattttacgaatAACTAcggtagaggtaccatttgtggccactgtaccatttttggatatttgatactttattttaattaataaaaaagtctaaaataaaattaccatttcAACTCTCTTtgtactcattttaaaaattaatcatgttATTGCGTCtgttacaaattaatttataaatttttgaagtgtCCACAACTGGCATTAAAGTGGCGAAAAACGGGACCTCTACcctatatttcaataaaatttttagaatctggtgtaatctatttttttttaacctttcaTATAGAACATTATTTctgaaacaaaatttatatctattcGGACTAGCCTATAGTTAGCTGATTTATAAAAGTcttatcttttattatttaaaaattttctaaattatccAAACTGCCAAAATTGACGGTACCAGGAGTTGAAGTTGAAATTAAGAGGCATTGGAAATTTCGGTGTGGTAATCGTGAATGAAAacagattaattaattgaacaaATCAAAACTTATTTCTTTTTTGATTCAAAATGCGCGCTCTAGGATGTGTCTTCACTCTTAAGAGATTTAGCTTAAAACTAAcattcttttaatattatttaacactgagGTCTAACAACCTCTGCTCTTTTTCTATAACAAAGATGTCTAagctcaaaatataaatatatatcgcgTCCCTAATATCAAAACggcatataattttttttttaattcacctATCGCTTCAGAGTGACGAAATtgatcaaaaaacaaaaattaaaatattaatgccAAAAAATAAACCGGGGTAGGATTTAATTCTACTtttatattgtattttattgttataaatgataataaaaatgcatatttttatagtcACTCTGGAATtgaattattgttgttaaaattaaatttttttttaactttgattcacaattaaatgttaaagttttatttatttatatttttaattatggtatcataacaattttatataatatctTTGGAAATTTcccaatatatattttgattatatattttttttttcaaattctcatACTGAGCTATCATcgatgataaaattaaattacattacaGCAATTGCTTAATTTCGATAACACGTGTATTTTAAGCTTTTAATGATATCGTTTTTATAGACTGTAATAACCGtccagttaaaaaaaataaaaaaaaatttagtaaaaaaaaaatttttaaatcgtctacacagaaataattatttttgaaaaataaagaatcttAGATAAGTAATGATGATGAATTTAACGAAAATTCTTTACTATATGGCTGTAATGTCACATCCTCTTCATATGATTGCAACAACTGCAATTGAATCGCcaataagtaaattttttcatgtgaagatcaatattaaatttttaaaaataatcatttttttttatcgaaatacACCAATTTTCTGTATATTCAATgaatgtatagaaaatttgaaaaaactttttcagtCTTAGATtgacaaacaaaaattttgcaaaaagtattcatttcatttaaaaaaaataacgaaagaAATGgcctcttattttttttaatatgacgaaatacatatttatcaaATACACAATTGATTAATGGACACATTTTTAGGATTAACGAGTCCAAGATTTAGAAAACCAGtgctactttttaaaaaaaattatattgagtGGATGGTGCCAATTTTGCatactattaatttaaacgattgggattatttatgttatggtGCACTAGTTCACCCTCGAGTAGTTTTGTCAGCTGATCAACCATTCGACGAGTAAGTAATTTTTCCATCAACATTTACgatacattaaaataataaattttttcaaaaataactccgtaaaataacttttaccTTGGCGGATCctaattacggtaaattaccgcaatTCACCACATTCGACGGTAATTTGTGACGAATTAGCGTAAAATACGGCAATTTACTGCATTTCTGCCGTAAGAACCatatccttttttattttttcagtttttacaGTACAATTCTTCATTTTACACTTAAATACCGCAAGATTGCCGCAATCATGCAGTGAATTACCGATCTTTTACCACAAGTTTACGGCAAAATACCGTAATTTTGCCGTAGAGTCCCGTACTTCAGCACAAAATgacgtaatttaccgtaaaataccgcaatCCTTCTGAATactgtaaattacggtaattaccgcAATTCGGATCTGCCAGGgcaaacattaatttttttttcttgtaatagAAATTCTCCGTCTCTCTATGCCGTTGGTATTTATAATTGGATGAATACAAACAGTAGATACGCTCAAATCGATCCAGATCATCTGTCTAACATAACTCATATAAGACGAGATCTACAATCTAAATatggtaaatatatatatatatatatatatttattgagaatatactacacagaaaaaaaaattctagactGAATGTGAAAATTcttgatttaagaaaatttttttaataacctcAATTTTCTCGGATAAAGTAAAAACTTCTCtgaccaagacgaattttctTTAACCCAGATGAATCCTCTTGGCTccagaaaatcttgacttagTTTTCGAAAACATTTGTCTTTCAATGTATGTTCTTGACTCGAAagcttttttttctgtgtgttaacatatttttttacatagacaaaataataattattatgataaataaaataaaattattcttacaataatgattttatttatagaattcaTAGAGTCTGATCCATCACGCATGAACATAAATCGAATTGCTATACTCGTTCTTACAAGTCCAATAAATTCCGTGAACCCACTAAATATCGAGAAATCTTTGACAATGAATGATATTCTTAGAAAAAACATGTCAAAACGTTGTTTACACATCAGAATTCTGGAACAAGATGATCCAGATGATTATAGTCCAGGATTAAAATCTACTATTTTTCGACGTATAGTATCAACAGAGTATCTAATTACTAATCTTACGACATTAGAGAATGTAGGAGGAATTTTAATGTTAGATTGGTCTCCTACATATTACAATGCGGTGACTCATTCTTATGCTAACAATAATTCACAAACATTTTTCTCAGTAGATAGTTGGAGATTAAGCATAGAAGtatgtatattaattttgttgaaaaGAGGTACTGTAATTGTAACAAgaaatagatattttcgaTAGATGTGTGCGGAGATAGGGATTCCGACAGGCTTGAGGTGACGTCACGAGTCGGAGGTTATGTTGTATAGGGGAAGGTGGCCCAAAGCGGGTAGGCGCTTGTACGCCGACGCATGAAACGCAAGGGACAAGGTATACATATGTCGAGGTTACCCGAGTACTGCCGAGTTTCGCTCAGTCCCAAACGAGCATTAATGAAGCTGTATGGCTTAATTAcacgcaattaaaaaaaaattaacaatttcttaaaaaaattgaaggtctatattttctgattatTCAAAAACCAATACACTTATTATATCGttgataattttctattaatttgaGCCTATTTAAGTTGAaattgagagaaaaatattagcgttttgttttgaattatttgagtttAGCATCACTTGGATAAAAAACGTGTTCTCGGGCAAAACGGGTAGGGCAAAGCGGGTAGGGCAAAAACTGCTAAagactaattaaaatagtctaaaattattttttaccgaTACCTGGTGCGTACTGTACAGTAATACACCAAAATCTGCAAAAGACTGAATAATTAgtcgaatattattatttatgtaattaacaaaaaaatttaattacaagttACCGATTAAATAGTCATTTATATTGAAGTATTGctatatttaataagttaGTCGTTTAAGTTGTTAAAGACTGATTAaatgaaactaaaattattatttaaatatctaaaataaGCGTACTTCCCTTAATTGTAGTACTAACCCGCTTTGCCCGAACGGATTACCCGCTCTaggcccccccccccccccctaggGCAAAGCGGTTTTTGGGAGTGTTTTTTaatcttaataataaatcataaattaatacaaatcTATACAATATtgcttattgattttaaagttcgATAAATCctctatcaaaaaaaaaataaatcattattgttatcatacAAATACTAAATTTTCTCGGCTCTTAACGTTAACATACCCGCTTTAGGCCACCTTCCCCAACATCACAAGAACGAGTATTGTGGTCTCAGTAAGAGAATGGACCTCGGAAAACTCCCCCACTAccgaatatttataaactgcGCATGCGTAAAGAAAAGTGGaagaatatttattacataaaaC is a window encoding:
- the LOC130668564 gene encoding uncharacterized protein LOC130668564, with amino-acid sequence MEKSINSISPTDITKALTSTDIYDKNFEKNCYRIKIVQSNVDTYWKRNESVFKYEIIAENNILSSSDLINIYNTSIYENYDHSDNTSIQYINNDSVFVFNSSKIADSEIYGLAGSPLICNAPEKSDQFSLTGVLIDTINNLPMYFVVNGKWLEQKLNFLRTL